In Planctomycetota bacterium, the sequence TCTGACCATCGCGGGCCGGGACGTGGCGGACCTCGTCGGCCGCCCGTTCGCCGACGTTCTGGAGGGCGCCTGCCACGCGGACGGAACCCCGTGGCGCGACGACGACGGCGGCGCCTCGGGCCGCTCCGTGCGGCTGACCATTCCGCGCCTCAACGGGCGCTTCGACGTGACGCGCGGGCCTTACCTGGGCGCGGCGGGCGACGGCCCGGGAACGGTCTGGGTTCTGCGCCCCCTCCCGGCGGACGTCGCGACCCGTTGATCACAGATCTTCCTCCACCGTCATCGAGAGGACTTCCTTGACGTCGGTCAGCCCCTGCAGGACCTTCCGCAGTCCGTCCTGCCGCAGCGTGGCCATTCCCTTCCCGCGCGCGGCCTCGGCGATCTCATCCGCCCGGGCGCGCTTCTGCACGAGCCTCCGCACCTCCGGCGAAACCGCCAGAAGCTCGTGAATGCCGACGCGCCCCTTGTAGCCGGTCTTGAAGCACGCGTCGCATCCTTTGCCCCGCGCCAGGACGGTCTTGCGGCGGTCCAGGCGCAGCGCGTCGAACCGGGCCTCGTCCCCGTAGAGGCTCCGGATCTGGTCCCACTCGTCCGCCGAAGGGGCGTAGCGCTCCGCGCAGCCGTCGCAGATCCGGCGCACAAGCCGCTGAGCCAGGACCCCCAGAAGGCTGTTGCCGAAGGTGAAGGGGTCGAGCCCCATTTCCAGCAGCCGCGTCACCGTCTCGGGAGCGCTGTTCGTGTGCAGGGTCGAAAGGACCAGGTGCCCTGTCAGGGACGCCTCGATCGCGGCGTCCGCCGTTTCGCGGTCCCGGATCTCCCCGATCATGATGACGTCCGGGTCGCACCGCAGGAACGCCCGCAGCGCGCGGTCGAACGTCAGCCCGATCTGGGGGTGCACCTGCACCTGCCGGACCCCCTCCTGCGTGATCTCGATCGGATCCTCGGCGGTCCAGACCTTCACGGACGGCCCCTTGACGTGAGCGAGCGCGGCATGGAGAGTCGTCGTCTTCCCCGACCCCGTCGGACCCACGCACAGAACGATGCCGTGCGGCTGTTCGATGAGCTTCTGGAACCGGTCGCGCACCTCCTCCGTCATGCCGAGCTGGTCGAGCTTGAACACCTGATACTCCGGCAGGAGCCGCAGCACCACGTCCTCATATCCGCCGTGCGTGGGCATGATGGCGACGCGCAGGTCGGTCTTGCGTCCCTGGCGGTCCTTCAGGCGGATCTTGCCGTCCTGCGGCAGCCGGTGCTCGGCGATGTTGAGCTGGCTCATGATCTTCAGGCGCGAGACGACCGGGCGGGCGCACGCCTCCTTGAGGACGCGGTAATCGTGGAGCACGCCGTCCACACGGAAGCGGACGGTCAGCCCGCCCGTCGGCGTGGTCTCCAGATGGATGTCCGAAGCGCCCCGGTCCACCGCCGCCTGGATGATCTCGTTGACGAGACGCACGGTGCGGGAATCGTTGGCGGCGACCTCGGGCTCGAGCGAATAGCCGACCTCGTCGCCGGCCACCGGCTCCCACTCCGCCTCCCCGGCGGCGGGTTCCTCCGCCGCCGGCGGGGCCGCCTCCGCGAGAAACCGGTCGAGCGCGTCCAGGATGTCCTCGCGCACCGCCACGGCGAGCGCCAGCTTTTCCGCCCCCAGGCGCCGGCTGAGATCGTCCACAAGCGTCAGGTTCCGCGGGTTGACCACGACCACCTCGACCGCCGCGCCCTTCCAGCCCACCGGAAGCACCGCGTGGGTCCGCAGAAAGTCCGGCGAGAAACGCCCCAGAAGCTCGCCGGACACCGCCAGTTCCGCCGGCGCCGCGACGAAAGGACACTCGAAGTGCTCCGAAAGGCTCCGCCCCA encodes:
- a CDS encoding ATPase, T2SS/T4P/T4SS family, with amino-acid sequence MGSKSGLGITNSQLDAGRRRIAASLKSAGLEDLSSRVAAEIAALLGAAQVRVYRRDPLTGELYARALQGRRLREFRLPADPSSAAGYAAMTHKKSFAWKRDPAGVRRYVAAAPLLAGGEVLGVAELTHGTPDVALDDERLKVFHDLCLHLGRRLQQLVEGTARATPYDYLLQAGLLTRETLKQARDEAVRSGLSVERILVERCGIDKAALGRSLSEHFECPFVAAPAELAVSGELLGRFSPDFLRTHAVLPVGWKGAAVEVVVVNPRNLTLVDDLSRRLGAEKLALAVAVREDILDALDRFLAEAAPPAAEEPAAGEAEWEPVAGDEVGYSLEPEVAANDSRTVRLVNEIIQAAVDRGASDIHLETTPTGGLTVRFRVDGVLHDYRVLKEACARPVVSRLKIMSQLNIAEHRLPQDGKIRLKDRQGRKTDLRVAIMPTHGGYEDVVLRLLPEYQVFKLDQLGMTEEVRDRFQKLIEQPHGIVLCVGPTGSGKTTTLHAALAHVKGPSVKVWTAEDPIEITQEGVRQVQVHPQIGLTFDRALRAFLRCDPDVIMIGEIRDRETADAAIEASLTGHLVLSTLHTNSAPETVTRLLEMGLDPFTFGNSLLGVLAQRLVRRICDGCAERYAPSADEWDQIRSLYGDEARFDALRLDRRKTVLARGKGCDACFKTGYKGRVGIHELLAVSPEVRRLVQKRARADEIAEAARGKGMATLRQDGLRKVLQGLTDVKEVLSMTVEEDL